One Denticeps clupeoides chromosome 10, fDenClu1.1, whole genome shotgun sequence genomic window carries:
- the oprl1 gene encoding nociceptin receptor isoform X2: MRLIIQNTDVHEYNPDLKKKNLIITIQQDLTASPLGRGKEGFSARTWEFPLVRRSLLSSILMEFLNESSAGFADPRHLRLYNESLFQNNFSAYNETNSFFPMGLKITIVMVYMVVCVVGLVGNCLVMYVIIRYTKMKTATNIYIFNLALADTLVLATLPFQGTDVFLGFWPFGNALCKAVISIDYYNMFTSTFTLTVMSMDRYVAVCHPVKALDMRTPHKAKVVNIGVWILASAFGVPAMVMGNVEEEEGIECIIVLPDPRSYWDPVFGTCVFLFSFLIPVAIISVCYSLMVKRLRSVRILSGSKEKDRNLRRITRMVLVVVAVFVVCWTPIQIMALAQTLGFNLHSLLTVVLMHFCIALGYVNSSLNPVLYAFLDENFKRCFGEFCYPSPFRLDVQQSSRMRGIAREVAYNCKTVDGNTNPA, encoded by the exons ATGCGcttaataatacaaaatactgATGTACACGAATACAACcccgatttaaaaaaaaaaaatctaattataaCAATACAACAAGATCTGACGGCCAGCCCGCTCGGACGGGGAAAGGAAGGCTTCTCCGCGAGGACTTGGGAATTTCCTCTGGTTCGACG ctctCTCCTCTCCAGCATTCTCATGGAGTTCCTCAACGAATCCTCAGCCGGCTTCGCAGACCCCAGACACCTCCGTCTGTACAACGAGTCCTTGTTTCAGAACAACTTCAGCGCCTACAACGAGACCAACAGCTTCTTCCCCATGGGGCTGAAGATCACTATTGTCATGGTGTACATGGTGGTCTGTGTGGTGGGGCTGGTGGGCAACTGTCTCGTTATGTATGTCATCATCAG gTATACAAAGATGAAGACTGCCACCAACATCTACATATTCAACCTAGCATTAGCAGACACCCTCGTATTGGCCACCCTGCCATTCCAAGGCACCGATGTCTTTCTAGGATTCTGGCCATTTGGAAATGCGCTCTGCAAAGCTGTGATCTCCATTGACTACTATAACATGTTCACCAGCACCTTCACCCTCACGGTCATGAGCATGGACCGCTACGTAGCCGTCTGCCACCCGGTGAAGGCCTTGGACATGCGCACACCTCACAAAGCCAAGGTTGTCAACATTGGTGTGTGGATCCTCGCCTCAGCTTTTGGGGTTCCTGCTATGGTCATGGGCAATGTCGAGGAAGAAGAAG GTATCGAGTGCATCATTGTGCTGCCTGATCCCCGCAGCTACTGGGACCCCGTGTTTGGCACCTGTGTgttcctgttttcttttctcatccCCGTGGCAATCATCAGTGTCTGCTACAGCCTCATGGTCAAGCGCCTGCGCAGCGTCCGCATCCTGTCCGGTTCCAAGGAAAAGGACCGGAATCTGCGCCGCATTACGCGCATGGtcttggtggtggtggctgtctTCGTGGTCTGCTGGACGCCCATCCAGATCATGGCGCTGGCTCAGACCCTGGGCTTCAACCTGCACAGCCTGCTGACCGTGGTCCTCATGCACTTTTGCATCGCGCTTGGCTACGTCAACAGCAGCCTCAACCCCGTCCTCTATGCCTTCCTGGACGAAAACTTCAAGCGCTGTTTTGGCGAATTCTGCTACCCCTCGCCCTTTCGCCTGGATGTGCAGCAGTCCAGCCGCATGCGCGGCATTGCCCGTGAGGTGGCCTACAACTGCAAGACAGTAGATGGCAACACAAACCCAGCATGA
- the oprl1 gene encoding nociceptin receptor isoform X1: MRLIIQNTDVHEYNPDLKKKNLIITIQQDLTASPLGRGKEGFSARTWEFPLVRRSLLSSILMEFLNESSAGFADPRHLRLYNESLFQNNFSAYNETNSFFPMGLKITIVMVYMVVCVVGLVGNCLVMYVIIRYTKMKTATNIYIFNLALADTLVLATLPFQGTDVFLGFWPFGNALCKAVISIDYYNMFTSTFTLTVMSMDRYVAVCHPVKALDMRTPHKAKVVNIGVWILASAFGVPAMVMGNVEEEEGLIGIECIIVLPDPRSYWDPVFGTCVFLFSFLIPVAIISVCYSLMVKRLRSVRILSGSKEKDRNLRRITRMVLVVVAVFVVCWTPIQIMALAQTLGFNLHSLLTVVLMHFCIALGYVNSSLNPVLYAFLDENFKRCFGEFCYPSPFRLDVQQSSRMRGIAREVAYNCKTVDGNTNPA; the protein is encoded by the exons ATGCGcttaataatacaaaatactgATGTACACGAATACAACcccgatttaaaaaaaaaaaatctaattataaCAATACAACAAGATCTGACGGCCAGCCCGCTCGGACGGGGAAAGGAAGGCTTCTCCGCGAGGACTTGGGAATTTCCTCTGGTTCGACG ctctCTCCTCTCCAGCATTCTCATGGAGTTCCTCAACGAATCCTCAGCCGGCTTCGCAGACCCCAGACACCTCCGTCTGTACAACGAGTCCTTGTTTCAGAACAACTTCAGCGCCTACAACGAGACCAACAGCTTCTTCCCCATGGGGCTGAAGATCACTATTGTCATGGTGTACATGGTGGTCTGTGTGGTGGGGCTGGTGGGCAACTGTCTCGTTATGTATGTCATCATCAG gTATACAAAGATGAAGACTGCCACCAACATCTACATATTCAACCTAGCATTAGCAGACACCCTCGTATTGGCCACCCTGCCATTCCAAGGCACCGATGTCTTTCTAGGATTCTGGCCATTTGGAAATGCGCTCTGCAAAGCTGTGATCTCCATTGACTACTATAACATGTTCACCAGCACCTTCACCCTCACGGTCATGAGCATGGACCGCTACGTAGCCGTCTGCCACCCGGTGAAGGCCTTGGACATGCGCACACCTCACAAAGCCAAGGTTGTCAACATTGGTGTGTGGATCCTCGCCTCAGCTTTTGGGGTTCCTGCTATGGTCATGGGCAATGTCGAGGAAGAAGAAGGTCTGATTG GTATCGAGTGCATCATTGTGCTGCCTGATCCCCGCAGCTACTGGGACCCCGTGTTTGGCACCTGTGTgttcctgttttcttttctcatccCCGTGGCAATCATCAGTGTCTGCTACAGCCTCATGGTCAAGCGCCTGCGCAGCGTCCGCATCCTGTCCGGTTCCAAGGAAAAGGACCGGAATCTGCGCCGCATTACGCGCATGGtcttggtggtggtggctgtctTCGTGGTCTGCTGGACGCCCATCCAGATCATGGCGCTGGCTCAGACCCTGGGCTTCAACCTGCACAGCCTGCTGACCGTGGTCCTCATGCACTTTTGCATCGCGCTTGGCTACGTCAACAGCAGCCTCAACCCCGTCCTCTATGCCTTCCTGGACGAAAACTTCAAGCGCTGTTTTGGCGAATTCTGCTACCCCTCGCCCTTTCGCCTGGATGTGCAGCAGTCCAGCCGCATGCGCGGCATTGCCCGTGAGGTGGCCTACAACTGCAAGACAGTAGATGGCAACACAAACCCAGCATGA